From Klebsiella electrica, the proteins below share one genomic window:
- the nirB gene encoding nitrite reductase large subunit NirB, protein MSKVRIAIIGNGMVGHRFIEELLDKAPAGQFDITVFCEEPRIAYDRVHLSSYFSHHTAEELSLVREGFYEKHGVKVLIGERAITINRQEKVIHSSAGRTVFYDKLVMATGSYPWIPPIKGAETQDCFVYRTIEDLNAIESCARRSKRGAVVGGGLLGLEAAGALKNLGVETHVIEFAPMLMAEQLDSMGGEQLKRKIESMGVKVHTSKNTKEIIQQGNDARKTMQFADGSELQVDFIVFSTGIRPRDKLATQCGLAVAQRGGIVINDTCQTSDPDIYAIGECASWNNCVYGLVAPGYKMAQVTVDHLLGNDNGFIGADLSAKLKLLGVDVGGIGDAHGRTPGARSYVYLDESKEVYKRLIVSEDNKALLGAVLVGDTSDYGNLLQLVLNGIELPENPDSLILPAHAGSGKPSIGVDKLPDSAQICSCFDVTKGMLISAINKGCHTVAALKAETKAGTGCGGCIPLVTQVLNAELAKQGIEVSHNLCEHFAYSRQELFHLIRVEGIKTFEELLAKHGKGYGCEVCKPTVGSLLASCWNEYILKPQHTPLQDTNDNFLANIQKDGTYSVIPRSAGGEITPEGLVAVGRIAREYNLYTKITGSQRIGLFGAQKDDLPEIWRQLIEAGFETGHAYAKALRMAKTCVGSTWCRYGVGDSVGFGVELENRYKGIRTPHKIKFGVSGCTRECAEAQGKDVGIIATEKGWNLYVCGNGGMKPRHADLLAADLDRETLLSYLDRFMMFYIRTADKLTRTAPWLDNMEGGIDYLKRVIIDDKLGLNAHLEAELARLRDAVACEWTETVNNPAAQTRFKHFINSNQRDPNVQVVPEREQHRPATPYERIPVTLVEENA, encoded by the coding sequence ATGAGCAAAGTCAGAATCGCTATTATCGGTAACGGCATGGTTGGCCATCGCTTTATCGAAGAGCTTCTTGATAAGGCGCCTGCCGGACAGTTCGACATTACCGTGTTCTGTGAAGAACCCCGTATCGCTTACGACCGCGTCCACCTGTCGTCTTACTTCTCCCACCACACCGCCGAAGAACTCTCGCTGGTCCGTGAAGGTTTTTACGAGAAACATGGCGTTAAGGTCCTGATCGGTGAACGTGCGATTACCATTAACCGCCAGGAGAAAGTGATTCACTCCAGCGCGGGACGCACCGTGTTTTACGATAAGCTGGTGATGGCGACGGGCTCCTATCCGTGGATCCCGCCGATCAAAGGCGCGGAAACTCAGGACTGCTTTGTTTACCGCACCATTGAAGATCTGAACGCAATTGAATCCTGCGCGCGGCGCAGCAAACGCGGCGCCGTCGTCGGCGGCGGCCTGTTGGGTCTCGAAGCCGCCGGCGCGCTGAAGAACCTCGGCGTGGAAACCCACGTCATCGAATTTGCGCCTATGCTGATGGCCGAACAGCTGGATAGTATGGGCGGCGAGCAGCTCAAGCGTAAAATAGAAAGTATGGGCGTGAAGGTCCATACCAGCAAAAATACCAAAGAGATTATCCAGCAGGGCAACGACGCCCGGAAAACCATGCAGTTTGCTGATGGCAGCGAGCTGCAGGTCGATTTTATCGTCTTCTCCACCGGTATTCGTCCACGCGACAAGCTGGCGACCCAGTGCGGCCTGGCCGTGGCGCAGCGCGGCGGTATCGTGATCAATGACACCTGCCAGACCTCCGACCCGGATATCTATGCTATCGGCGAATGCGCCAGCTGGAACAACTGCGTCTACGGTCTGGTGGCGCCGGGTTATAAAATGGCCCAGGTGACCGTCGACCATCTCCTCGGCAACGACAACGGCTTTATCGGGGCCGATCTCAGCGCCAAACTGAAGCTGCTTGGCGTTGACGTGGGCGGCATCGGCGATGCGCATGGCCGCACGCCTGGCGCCCGCAGCTACGTCTATCTTGATGAAAGCAAAGAAGTCTATAAACGACTGATCGTCAGCGAAGACAATAAAGCGCTGCTTGGCGCGGTGCTGGTCGGAGACACCAGCGATTACGGCAATCTGCTGCAGCTGGTGCTCAACGGTATTGAACTACCGGAAAACCCGGACTCGCTGATTCTGCCAGCGCACGCTGGCAGCGGTAAGCCGTCAATCGGCGTCGATAAACTGCCGGACAGCGCGCAAATCTGTTCCTGCTTCGACGTGACCAAAGGGATGCTGATTTCCGCCATCAACAAAGGCTGCCATACCGTCGCCGCGCTGAAAGCTGAAACCAAAGCCGGTACCGGCTGCGGCGGCTGCATTCCACTGGTGACCCAGGTGCTGAACGCCGAACTGGCGAAACAGGGGATCGAAGTGAGCCACAATCTGTGCGAACACTTTGCCTACTCCCGCCAGGAGCTGTTCCACCTGATTCGCGTAGAAGGCATTAAAACCTTCGAAGAGCTGCTGGCGAAACACGGAAAAGGCTACGGCTGCGAAGTGTGTAAGCCGACCGTCGGCTCTCTGTTGGCCTCCTGCTGGAATGAGTACATCCTCAAGCCTCAGCATACGCCGCTGCAGGATACGAACGATAACTTCCTCGCCAACATCCAGAAAGACGGGACCTATTCGGTTATCCCGCGCTCCGCCGGCGGCGAAATTACGCCGGAAGGCCTGGTGGCCGTGGGGCGTATCGCGCGCGAATACAATCTCTACACCAAAATCACCGGTTCCCAGCGTATCGGCCTGTTCGGCGCGCAAAAAGACGACCTGCCGGAGATCTGGCGTCAGCTGATTGAAGCGGGCTTCGAAACCGGCCACGCCTATGCCAAAGCGCTACGTATGGCGAAAACCTGCGTCGGCAGCACCTGGTGCCGCTACGGCGTCGGCGACAGCGTAGGCTTCGGCGTCGAGCTGGAAAACCGCTACAAAGGCATCCGCACGCCGCACAAAATAAAGTTTGGCGTCTCCGGCTGCACCCGCGAATGTGCGGAAGCACAGGGTAAAGACGTGGGGATTATCGCCACCGAGAAGGGCTGGAATTTATATGTCTGCGGCAACGGCGGGATGAAGCCGCGCCACGCCGACCTGCTGGCCGCCGATCTTGATCGCGAAACGCTGCTCAGCTACCTCGATCGCTTTATGATGTTCTATATCCGCACCGCCGATAAGCTGACGCGTACCGCGCCGTGGTTAGACAACATGGAAGGCGGCATCGATTACCTGAAGCGCGTCATTATCGACGACAAGCTGGGTCTGAACGCCCACCTGGAAGCAGAGCTGGCGCGTCTGCGTGACGCTGTCGCCTGCGAGTGGACCGAGACGGTCAACAATCCGGCGGCGCAAACCCGTTTCAAACACTTTATCAACAGCAACCAGCGCGACCCGAATGTGCAGGTCGTCCCGGAACGCGAGCAGCACCGCCCGGCAACGCCGTATGAGCGTATCCCGGTCACTCTGGTGGAGGAAAACGCATGA
- the ppiA gene encoding peptidylprolyl isomerase A, whose protein sequence is MLKSTLAAVVAVFAISALSPAMAAKGDPHVLLTTSAGNIELELNSQKAPISVDNFLKYVNSGFYNNTTFHRVIPGFMVQGGGFNEQMQQKQPNPPIKNEADNGLRNTRGTIAMARTADQDSATSQFFINIADNAFLDHGQRDFGYAVFGKVVKGMDVADKISQVQTHNVGPYQNVPSKPVVILSAKVLP, encoded by the coding sequence ATGCTCAAATCAACTCTGGCGGCGGTGGTTGCCGTTTTCGCCATTTCAGCTTTATCTCCGGCAATGGCAGCGAAAGGCGATCCTCATGTCCTGCTGACGACGTCTGCGGGCAATATTGAGCTGGAGTTAAATAGCCAGAAAGCACCGATTTCCGTGGATAACTTCCTGAAGTACGTGAATAGCGGCTTCTATAACAACACCACCTTCCATCGCGTGATCCCGGGCTTCATGGTGCAGGGCGGCGGCTTCAACGAACAGATGCAGCAAAAGCAGCCGAACCCGCCGATTAAAAACGAAGCCGATAACGGTCTGCGCAACACCCGCGGTACGATCGCGATGGCGCGCACCGCCGATCAGGACAGCGCCACCAGCCAGTTCTTCATCAACATTGCGGACAACGCCTTCCTTGACCACGGGCAGCGTGATTTTGGCTATGCGGTCTTCGGCAAAGTGGTGAAAGGCATGGACGTGGCGGATAAGATTTCTCAGGTTCAGACGCACAATGTCGGACCGTACCAGAATGTACCGTCGAAACCTGTCGTTATCCTCTCAGCGAAAGTGCTGCCATAA
- the cysG gene encoding siroheme synthase CysG encodes MDHLPIFCQLRDRDCLLVGGGDVAERKARLLLDAGARVTVNALTFSPQFHVWADSQMLTLVQAPFNPALLDPCWLAIAATDDEDVNQQVSDAAEARRIFCNVVDAPQQASFIMPSIIDRSPLMVAVSSGGTSPVLARLLREKLESILPLHLGQLARYAGQLRSRVKKQFATVGERRRFWEKLFVNDRLAQSLANEDRQAVADTTEQLLTEPLDHRGEVVLVGAGPGDAGLLTLKGLQQIQQADVVVYDRLVSDDIMNLVRRDADRIFVGKRAGYHCVPQEEINQILLREAQNGRRVVRLKGGDPFIFGRGGEELETLCHAGIPFSVVPGITAASGCSAYSGIPLTHRDFAQGVRLITGHLKTGGELDWQNLAVEKQTLVFYMGLNQASAIRENLIAHGMAADMPAAIVENGTAVSQRVVSGTLDQLDILAQQMASPALIIVGRVVSLRDKLNWFSHH; translated from the coding sequence GTGGATCACTTACCTATTTTCTGTCAGCTGCGCGATCGCGACTGCTTACTGGTCGGCGGCGGTGATGTTGCCGAACGCAAGGCGCGCCTGCTGCTCGATGCCGGCGCCAGAGTCACAGTCAACGCGCTGACGTTCTCGCCGCAGTTCCATGTGTGGGCTGATTCGCAGATGCTGACCCTGGTGCAAGCGCCGTTTAACCCGGCGCTTCTCGACCCCTGCTGGCTGGCCATCGCCGCCACCGACGATGAGGATGTCAATCAGCAGGTCAGCGACGCCGCCGAGGCGCGGCGGATATTCTGTAACGTGGTGGATGCGCCGCAGCAGGCCAGCTTTATTATGCCGTCGATCATTGACCGCTCGCCGCTGATGGTCGCCGTCTCCTCTGGCGGTACCTCACCGGTACTGGCGCGTCTGCTGCGCGAAAAGCTGGAGTCGATTCTGCCGCTCCATTTAGGCCAGTTGGCCCGCTATGCCGGCCAGCTGCGTTCGCGGGTGAAAAAACAGTTTGCGACGGTCGGCGAACGCCGACGTTTCTGGGAAAAGCTGTTCGTCAACGACCGTCTGGCGCAATCGCTGGCCAATGAAGACCGCCAGGCCGTTGCCGATACTACCGAGCAACTGCTGACGGAGCCGCTGGATCATCGCGGCGAAGTGGTGCTGGTCGGCGCCGGCCCCGGCGATGCCGGGCTGCTAACCCTCAAAGGGCTCCAGCAGATTCAGCAGGCTGATGTCGTGGTGTATGACCGTCTGGTCTCCGACGACATTATGAATCTGGTACGTCGCGACGCCGATCGGATTTTCGTCGGCAAACGCGCGGGCTATCACTGCGTGCCGCAGGAAGAGATTAACCAGATCCTGCTGCGCGAGGCGCAGAACGGACGTCGCGTGGTGCGTCTGAAAGGCGGCGATCCCTTTATTTTTGGCCGTGGCGGCGAAGAGCTGGAAACCCTGTGCCACGCCGGAATCCCCTTCTCGGTGGTGCCAGGCATTACCGCGGCTTCAGGCTGTTCCGCCTATTCTGGTATCCCGTTGACCCATCGCGATTTCGCCCAGGGGGTCCGCCTGATCACCGGCCATCTGAAGACTGGCGGCGAGCTGGATTGGCAAAACCTGGCGGTAGAGAAACAGACGCTGGTGTTTTACATGGGGCTGAACCAGGCCTCAGCTATCAGAGAGAACCTGATTGCTCACGGCATGGCCGCGGATATGCCCGCGGCTATCGTTGAGAACGGCACGGCGGTCAGCCAAAGAGTGGTCTCCGGCACCTTAGATCAGCTGGATATTCTGGCGCAGCAAATGGCCAGTCCGGCGCTGATTATCGTTGGCCGCGTAGTCAGCCTGCGCGACAAGCTGAACTGGTTCTCACATCACTGA
- the tsgA gene encoding MFS transporter TsgA, with amino-acid sequence MTNSNRIKLTWISFFSYALTGALVIVTGMVMGNIADYFHLPVSSMSNTFTFLNAGILISIFLNAWLMEIVPLKTQLRFGFILMVLAVAGLMFSHSLALFSASMFVLGLVSGITMSIGTFLITHMYEGRQRGARLLFTDSFFSMAGMIFPMVAAFLLARSIEWYWVYACIGLVYVAIFILTFGCEFPVLGQKAPHNSQPVVKEKWGIGVLFLAIAALCYILGQLGFISWVPEYAKTLGMSLADGGKLVSDFWMSYMIGMWSFSFILRFFDLQRILTVLAGLATVLMYLFINGSPEHMPWFILTLGFFSSAIYTSLITLGSLQTKVASPKLVNFVLTCGTIGTMLTFVVTGPIVAASGPLAALHTANGLYAVVFVMCLILGFVSRHRQHNAATASH; translated from the coding sequence ATGACTAACAGCAATCGTATCAAGCTCACATGGATCAGCTTCTTTTCCTACGCCCTCACCGGCGCGCTGGTGATCGTCACCGGAATGGTGATGGGAAATATCGCCGATTATTTCCATCTGCCCGTCTCCAGTATGAGTAACACCTTTACCTTCCTCAACGCCGGTATCCTGATCTCTATCTTCCTGAATGCCTGGCTGATGGAAATTGTGCCGCTGAAAACCCAACTGCGTTTTGGCTTTATTCTGATGGTCCTGGCCGTTGCCGGGCTGATGTTTAGCCACAGCCTGGCTCTGTTTTCCGCGTCCATGTTCGTTCTGGGGCTGGTCAGCGGGATTACCATGTCGATCGGGACCTTCCTGATCACCCATATGTATGAAGGCCGCCAGCGTGGCGCGCGTCTGCTGTTTACCGACTCCTTCTTCAGCATGGCAGGAATGATCTTCCCGATGGTCGCCGCATTCCTGTTGGCCCGCAGCATCGAGTGGTACTGGGTTTATGCCTGCATTGGTCTGGTCTATGTGGCCATCTTTATTCTGACCTTCGGCTGTGAGTTCCCGGTCCTCGGCCAAAAAGCGCCGCACAACAGCCAGCCGGTAGTGAAAGAAAAGTGGGGCATCGGCGTGCTGTTCCTCGCGATTGCGGCGCTGTGCTATATCCTCGGTCAGCTGGGCTTTATCTCCTGGGTACCGGAATATGCCAAGACCCTGGGCATGAGCCTCGCCGATGGCGGTAAGCTGGTGAGCGATTTCTGGATGTCGTACATGATTGGCATGTGGTCATTCAGCTTCATCCTGCGCTTCTTCGACCTGCAGCGCATCCTGACCGTCCTGGCGGGTCTCGCCACCGTACTGATGTACCTGTTCATCAACGGTTCGCCGGAACATATGCCGTGGTTTATTCTGACCCTCGGCTTCTTCTCCAGCGCGATTTACACCTCGCTTATCACGCTGGGTTCGCTACAAACCAAAGTCGCGTCGCCGAAACTGGTGAACTTTGTACTGACCTGCGGCACCATCGGCACCATGCTGACCTTCGTGGTAACCGGTCCGATTGTGGCTGCCAGCGGCCCGCTGGCAGCGCTGCACACCGCTAACGGCCTCTACGCCGTGGTCTTTGTGATGTGTTTAATCCTTGGCTTCGTCTCCCGCCACCGCCAGCACAACGCGGCAACGGCCTCCCACTAA
- a CDS encoding cytosine deaminase, with amino-acid sequence MTAVPLWLIENVRLPDREGLWQIAIDRGCFGDITPMGDASSESYEVLNARGGLAIPPFIEPHIHLDTTQTAGEPNWNQSGTLFEGIERWAERKALLSHEDVKARAWKTLKWQIANGIQFVRTHVDVSDPTLTALKAMLEVKQEVAPWVDLQIVAFPQEGILSYPNGEALLEEALRLGADVVGAIPHFEFTREYGVESLHIAFRLAQQYQRPLDIHCDEIDDEQSRFVETVAALALKEGIGPRVTASHTTAMHSYNGAYTSRLFRLLKLSGINFVANPLVNIHLQGRFDDYPKRRGITRVKELMAAGINVCFGHDDVFDPWYPLGTGNMLQVLHMGLHVCQLMGYQQINDGLKLITDNSARTFGLHDYGIAPGNPANLVILPAENGFEAVRCQVPVRWSIRQGRVIATTQLAQTWIQTDRGGEELCFSRNGPFTEAKGPTKA; translated from the coding sequence ATGACAGCAGTTCCGCTTTGGTTGATTGAGAACGTACGTTTGCCTGACCGCGAAGGGCTCTGGCAGATAGCGATAGACAGAGGCTGCTTCGGTGATATCACCCCGATGGGCGATGCCAGCAGCGAAAGTTATGAGGTGCTCAACGCACGCGGTGGGCTGGCGATTCCGCCATTTATTGAACCGCATATCCATCTCGATACCACCCAAACTGCCGGAGAGCCAAACTGGAATCAGTCCGGGACGCTGTTTGAGGGAATTGAGCGCTGGGCGGAACGTAAGGCGCTGTTGAGTCACGAAGATGTGAAGGCCCGGGCATGGAAGACGCTGAAGTGGCAAATCGCCAACGGGATTCAGTTTGTCCGCACGCACGTTGACGTGTCTGACCCGACGCTGACGGCATTAAAGGCGATGCTGGAGGTGAAGCAGGAGGTCGCGCCGTGGGTGGATTTGCAGATAGTCGCCTTCCCCCAGGAGGGGATTTTATCTTACCCCAATGGCGAGGCCTTGCTGGAGGAGGCCCTGCGGCTCGGGGCCGATGTGGTCGGCGCCATTCCGCACTTTGAGTTTACCCGCGAGTATGGCGTGGAATCGCTGCATATCGCCTTCCGTCTGGCGCAGCAGTATCAGCGCCCGCTGGATATTCACTGCGATGAAATCGACGACGAGCAGTCGCGGTTTGTCGAAACGGTGGCGGCTCTGGCGTTGAAAGAGGGTATTGGCCCACGGGTTACGGCCAGCCATACCACCGCGATGCACTCCTATAACGGCGCCTATACTTCGCGCTTGTTCCGGTTACTGAAGCTCTCGGGAATCAACTTTGTCGCCAACCCGCTGGTGAATATTCACCTCCAGGGGCGCTTTGACGACTATCCAAAGCGCCGCGGCATTACCCGGGTGAAGGAGTTGATGGCGGCGGGCATTAACGTTTGTTTCGGCCACGATGATGTTTTCGACCCGTGGTACCCGTTGGGTACCGGCAATATGCTGCAGGTGTTGCATATGGGGTTGCATGTTTGTCAGTTGATGGGCTATCAGCAGATTAACGATGGCCTGAAGCTGATTACCGACAACAGCGCCCGTACCTTTGGTCTGCACGATTACGGCATTGCGCCGGGCAACCCTGCGAATCTGGTTATTCTGCCAGCGGAGAATGGCTTTGAAGCGGTTCGCTGCCAGGTGCCGGTGCGCTGGTCGATTCGCCAGGGACGGGTCATTGCCACAACGCAACTGGCGCAGACCTGGATTCAGACCGACAGAGGGGGAGAGGAGCTGTGCTTTAGCCGAAACGGCCCCTTCACTGAGGCAAAGGGGCCAACAAAGGCTTAG
- the nirD gene encoding nitrite reductase small subunit NirD — MSQWVNICKIDDILPATGVCALLGQQQVALFRPYHDDRVYAISNIDPFFNASVLSRGIIAEHEGELWVASPLKKQRFRLRDGLCMEDESHSIAHFDSRVKDGNVQLKA, encoded by the coding sequence ATGAGCCAGTGGGTAAACATCTGCAAGATTGACGATATTCTGCCTGCAACCGGCGTCTGCGCGCTGCTGGGCCAGCAGCAGGTCGCCCTGTTCCGGCCTTACCACGACGATCGGGTCTATGCGATCAGCAATATTGACCCGTTCTTCAATGCCAGCGTGCTGTCGCGAGGCATCATTGCCGAACATGAGGGTGAACTGTGGGTCGCCAGCCCATTGAAGAAACAGCGCTTTCGTCTGCGCGACGGCCTGTGCATGGAAGATGAAAGCCACTCCATAGCGCATTTTGACTCGCGCGTAAAAGACGGCAACGTTCAGCTGAAGGCATGA